GCTTGTCTGTGAGCTGCTCCTTTTGCGCATCCGTCAGGGGAAGGTAGTCGGGGTAGCGCTCCTCGGTCAGCTCCTTATTGATCGTGTCGAGCAGAGAGTTGAACTGGTCCACGAAGCTCTTCACGGTTTCGAAGATCTTGTCCGTATCATTAGCGACCGTGACCAGCACCGGGGATACCGTCGTTTTCTTTAAGGTAAAAGTAATGTTGTTCAGGGTGAAGGTGTTTTCGTGCTGCTTTATTCCTGTAAGGCCATTGATTGTTAACTCGGCATCGGTTCCCGATAAGATCTCGGTGTTATCTATAGGGGAACGCGAAAAGTAAGCGGAAAACTTCAAGTAGTCCAGCAGGAACCAGTTTGTATCCTGCAGAGTAAACTTGTTCTCGTTATAGTTTCCCGTCTTAGTCGTTGAGATTACTACTTTCCCGGTGCTTTTCTCAAAAAACGCTGTAAGTCTGCCCGACGTTTGGGTGCCAATCTTTGCCAGAAGCTGGTTTAGGGTTTCGTTGGGATCAACGTTAATGGTGATGGTGGCATCCGGTGTACCGTCAGCTTTATAGGTAATAATGTCGAAGGATGTGGCTGCGGATAACCCAAAGGACTTGGTAGTATCGGACATTTTAGCATCGGGATCGAAGTTGGGATAACTCGCGTAAAGGCTCACCGTGCTAAAAAGGCTGCCAGTTTTGGCCAGGCTTGTAACCGTGACTTCATACGTCCCTGTTACCGCGCTGCCACCCGGTACAGCCGTGACTGCCGTTTCGTCGCTCGACGTGGCCTTCTTTGCCTGGAAGGTGCCCTGCAACCGCAGGGGGGAAGCGGTGTTCGTGCGGAAGTCCATGAGCGCCCTGTTGATGGCGCGGTAGTCCTCCTGGCGCCACTGCAAGATCTGCTTCTGCTGCAAGAGCTTATCGAGGGGAATGCGCGC
This Bacillota bacterium DNA region includes the following protein-coding sequences:
- the fliD gene encoding flagellar filament capping protein FliD; its protein translation is MVSTSFSPINRVAGLVSGLETQKIVEDLMKAARIPLDKLLQQKQILQWRQEDYRAINRALMDFRTNTASPLRLQGTFQAKKATSSDETAVTAVPGGSAVTGTYEVTVTSLAKTGSLFSTVSLYASYPNFDPDAKMSDTTKSFGLSAATSFDIITYKADGTPDATITINVDPNETLNQLLAKIGTQTSGRLTAFFEKSTGKVVISTTKTGNYNENKFTLQDTNWFLLDYLKFSAYFSRSPIDNTEILSGTDAELTINGLTGIKQHENTFTLNNITFTLKKTTVSPVLVTVANDTDKIFETVKSFVDQFNSLLDTINKELTEERYPDYLPLTDAQKEQLTDKQIEQWEQKARSGLLKNDPLLSDIVYRLRRALTTPVTGLTVYDSLFDIGIRTGYYWEGGKLYIDEARLREAINANPEAVMKLFTTSAPNFEQQGLGVRLYNEVNNAISRVTAQAGSPYTLVDNSFLSRSIRELDERIETMEERLARLEDRYWRQFTALEQALATMQAQSNWLAGMAAQIGSAK